One window of Vicinamibacterales bacterium genomic DNA carries:
- the pdxH gene encoding pyridoxamine 5'-phosphate oxidase produces the protein MSTIADLRREYASRALSEDQANPDPIRQFTVWFDEAASAQLLDVNAMTLATVSASGEPDARTVLLKGFDDDGFVFFTNYDSAKGRDLAANPRACLLFFWAELERQVRITGSVTKVSRAESDEYFHSRPFESQVGAWTSAQSTTVDGRAPLETRYAELSAQYAGVVVPLPPFWGGYRVTPARMEFWQGRPSRLHDRILYQRQSEVGWSRSRLAP, from the coding sequence ATGAGCACGATTGCCGACCTGCGACGCGAGTACGCCAGCCGCGCCCTGTCTGAAGACCAGGCCAACCCCGATCCGATCCGCCAGTTCACAGTGTGGTTCGACGAGGCGGCGAGCGCGCAGCTGCTGGACGTGAACGCCATGACGCTGGCCACGGTATCGGCCAGCGGCGAGCCCGACGCGCGCACGGTCCTCCTGAAGGGCTTCGACGACGACGGGTTCGTCTTCTTCACCAATTACGACAGCGCGAAGGGTCGCGACCTGGCGGCCAACCCACGGGCCTGCCTCCTGTTCTTCTGGGCTGAACTCGAACGCCAGGTCCGCATCACCGGATCGGTGACCAAGGTCTCAAGGGCCGAGTCTGATGAGTACTTTCACTCGCGCCCGTTCGAGAGCCAGGTCGGCGCCTGGACCTCGGCGCAGAGCACGACGGTCGACGGCCGCGCCCCGCTCGAGACGCGCTACGCCGAGCTGTCGGCCCAATATGCAGGAGTCGTCGTGCCGCTGCCGCCGTTCTGGGGTGGCTACCGCGTGACGCCGGCGCGGATGGAGTTCTGGCAGGGACGGCCGAGCCGCCTGCACGACCGCATCCTGTACCAGCGCCAGTCCGAAGTCGGCTGGTCGCGGTCGCGCCTGGCGCCCTAG
- a CDS encoding PhzF family phenazine biosynthesis protein, translating to MRYLHYDVFTDRLFEGNQLAVFPDARGLSAAQMQTITREMNFSECTFILPAETPDTDIRMRIFTPGSELPMAGHPTIGSTFALAHEGVIAAGRDHWVFGLGVGPTRVELTWTNGALSFAWMDQRPPVYREPASSRADVIRAAGVDPAAVDATGLPVEEISCGTQFIFVPVQTRGAVDAAEPDMAAMRRLKSAFPSSHIAVFIFSTEPVAADVAAYSRMFAPSLGVAEDPATGGASGPLGSYLVKHGLVSRDRRQDMVSLQGVAMGRPSRIHMRITEDADGQITRVQVGGKAVRVGEGTLELE from the coding sequence ATGCGCTACTTGCACTATGACGTTTTTACGGATCGCCTGTTCGAGGGGAACCAGCTCGCTGTGTTCCCGGACGCGCGCGGCCTCTCGGCCGCCCAAATGCAAACCATCACGCGCGAGATGAACTTCTCGGAGTGCACCTTCATCCTGCCGGCCGAAACGCCCGACACCGACATCCGGATGCGCATCTTCACGCCGGGTTCAGAGCTTCCCATGGCGGGCCATCCGACCATCGGCAGCACGTTCGCGCTGGCGCACGAAGGCGTGATTGCCGCCGGCCGCGACCACTGGGTGTTCGGACTCGGCGTCGGTCCGACCAGGGTGGAACTGACGTGGACCAACGGCGCGTTGTCGTTTGCCTGGATGGATCAGCGCCCGCCCGTCTACCGCGAGCCGGCGTCCTCGAGAGCCGACGTGATCCGCGCCGCCGGCGTTGATCCCGCCGCCGTCGATGCAACCGGCTTGCCGGTGGAGGAGATCTCCTGCGGCACGCAGTTCATCTTCGTGCCGGTGCAGACGCGGGGTGCGGTCGATGCCGCCGAACCGGATATGGCGGCCATGCGCCGGCTCAAGAGCGCGTTCCCGAGTTCACACATCGCCGTCTTCATCTTCAGCACCGAGCCGGTGGCCGCCGACGTCGCCGCCTACAGCCGGATGTTCGCGCCGTCACTCGGGGTGGCGGAGGATCCAGCCACCGGTGGCGCGAGCGGCCCGCTTGGTTCGTATCTGGTGAAGCACGGCCTGGTAAGCCGCGATCGCCGCCAGGACATGGTTAGCCTCCAGGGCGTGGCGATGGGCCGGCCCAGCCGCATTCACATGCGCATCACCGAAGACGCCGATGGTCAGATCACGCGCGTGCAGGTGGGCGGGAAAGCGGTGCGAGTTGGAGAAGGCACACTCGAACTCGAATAA
- a CDS encoding tripartite tricarboxylate transporter substrate binding protein: MFLRGLVVLLLLAAATVHGQGTLTIVAPAAPGGGWDQTARVMQRVLADIAPAVRVQVDNIPGAAGTIGLARFVQSERGNPDALLVTGLVMVSGVITNASPVSLSDATPIARLTGETEVIVVPAASPYQSLAQLIAAFRKDPGGVSWGGGSAGGTDDLLVRLLAEQLGLPPSRVNYIAFPGGGAALAAVLGGQVTAAVSGYGEFAGQIAAGHLRPLAISAAERIADINAPTLRESGVPLDLANWRAIVAPPGLSDAERDALTARITQMAESTAWQQAIAANGWDDLFLAGAGFRQFLLAEQARVAAVLQRLATANGDSPPRFTLAVTPTTLPNVTVTMFVVLAAGMLVGRLRNRPRLETGPAPGRSMTALLGLALLLQPLVMITAGFVASSTITFAVTAASWRGARPAVGTMVKDLVVGGVFATVIYFVFSAGLGVSLPRFPLL, from the coding sequence GTGTTTCTCCGCGGCCTGGTCGTCCTCCTGCTTCTCGCTGCAGCCACGGTCCACGGCCAAGGCACACTCACCATCGTCGCGCCCGCGGCGCCAGGCGGCGGGTGGGATCAGACCGCTCGCGTCATGCAGCGGGTGCTGGCGGACATCGCACCGGCCGTGCGCGTGCAGGTGGACAACATCCCCGGCGCGGCCGGCACCATCGGCCTGGCGCGGTTCGTGCAGTCGGAGCGCGGCAATCCCGACGCGCTGCTGGTCACCGGCCTCGTGATGGTCAGCGGTGTCATCACCAACGCCTCGCCGGTGTCGCTGTCGGATGCCACGCCGATTGCGCGGCTGACCGGCGAGACCGAGGTGATTGTCGTGCCGGCGGCGAGCCCGTATCAATCGCTCGCCCAATTGATCGCGGCCTTTCGCAAGGATCCCGGCGGGGTCTCGTGGGGCGGCGGGTCCGCCGGCGGCACCGATGACCTGCTGGTCCGGTTGCTCGCCGAGCAACTCGGCCTGCCCCCCTCACGCGTGAACTACATCGCCTTTCCCGGCGGCGGCGCGGCGCTCGCGGCGGTGCTGGGCGGCCAGGTCACGGCGGCGGTCAGTGGCTACGGAGAGTTCGCGGGACAGATCGCGGCAGGACACCTGCGGCCGCTGGCGATCTCCGCGGCCGAGCGCATCGCGGACATCAACGCGCCCACGCTGCGCGAATCCGGCGTGCCCCTGGACCTGGCGAACTGGCGCGCCATTGTCGCTCCGCCTGGACTCTCGGATGCGGAACGCGATGCGCTGACCGCGCGCATCACACAGATGGCGGAGAGCACGGCGTGGCAACAGGCGATCGCCGCCAACGGATGGGATGACCTGTTCCTGGCCGGCGCCGGCTTCCGGCAGTTCCTGCTGGCCGAACAGGCGCGCGTCGCGGCCGTGCTGCAGCGGCTGGCCACCGCCAACGGAGACAGCCCGCCACGATTCACGCTGGCCGTCACGCCGACGACCCTGCCCAATGTCACGGTCACGATGTTCGTCGTCCTGGCTGCGGGCATGCTGGTGGGTCGCCTCCGGAATCGGCCACGTCTCGAGACTGGTCCCGCGCCCGGCAGGTCGATGACGGCGCTGCTCGGGCTCGCCTTGCTGTTGCAGCCCCTCGTCATGATCACCGCCGGCTTTGTTGCCTCTTCCACCATCACGTTCGCCGTGACCGCCGCGTCATGGCGTGGAGCGCGGCCCGCCGTGGGGACCATGGTGAAGGACCTGGTCGTCGGCGGCGTGTTCGCCACGGTCATCTACTTCGTGTTCAGCGCGGGACTCGGCGTGTCCCT